GTTGATACATGCAGCAACAATGGTCACAGCAGGAGTATATATGATAGCAAGATTTCACGTGCTGTTTTCATATTCGCCTACGGCCTCTGAAGTCGTTCTCATAGTAGGAACGTTCACTGCATTTTTTGCGGCGTTTATAGCTCTTACCCAGTATGATATAAAAAGAATAGTTGCATATTCTACTGTCAGTCAGCTGGGTTATATGTTTATGGCGGTAGGCATAGGTTCATATACGGCAGGCATGTTTCATCTTATATCCCACGCTATTTTTAAAGGACTGCTTTTTTTAACGGCGGGCAGCGTAATGCACGGACTTTCGGGAGAATTGGATTTAAGAAAAATGGGCGGATTATACTCGAAAATGAAAACTACCGCGATAACTTTCATAGTAGGCGGTCTAGCGCTGTCGGGTATACCTCCGTTTTCCGGTTTTTTTTCTAAAGATGCTATATTGGCGGATGTTTATAATAAGGGTTATTATTTTGCATGGGCTGTAGGAGAGATAACGGCATTAATGACGGCATTTTATATTTTCAGGCTGATATTTTTAGCTTTTTTTGGAGAGTCTAAAGTAGATAAGGGTTTACATGTGCATGAATCTCCGAAAATTATGACGATTCCTATGATAATAATGGCTGTTTTTGCTTCTACTATTGGTTTTCTGGGAATACCGCCCTTAAATCATTCTGTATTTTATAAATTTTTGCATGTTGATTTTCTGAATGCTAAAAATTTTGCGCCTATAGTAAATAATATGCCTTGGTACGCACTTAGTTCTATTTCCGTGGCTGCGGGTTTAATCGGAATATATATAGCATATTTATTGTATATTAAAAAGGCTGTAGATCCCGAAAAAATCAAGAATATGTTTAAACCGGTTTATGAACTTTCTTATAATAAGGTTTATATAGACGAAATATATGATTTTCTAATCGTCAAACCAATGCTTGTTTTTTTTGATTTTCTCTGGAAAATCGTGGATATTAAGATAATAGACGGCGCAGTTAACGGGATTGCCGGAGCATTCGGTAATTTTTCGGTTAAAGCTAGAAAAATTCAAAACGGTATGCTGATGAGCTATATTTTGACGCTTTCTATAGGCGTTGCGGCAGTTCTTTTTTATTATTTTATCAGGTAACGACAATATATATAAAATTAACGCGGTAAGGATAACATATAAACTATAAAGGATATTAAAAATGGCTTTTTTTATGAAATACATTTTAACTATACTGATTTTTTTTCCAACCGTCGCCGTATTGATATTGCTGCCTATAAATAAGAAAAATGAAGGGCTTTTGAGAAACCTTGCGACGTTTTTGTCGCTCGCAGAGTTTATAGCTTCATATTATCTATTTATCTATTTTAAGCCTGATACGTATAAGTTTCAATTCATAGAAAAATTTAACTGGATACCGTCGTTCGGCGCATCTTATTTTTTGGGTATCGACGGCGTAAGTCTTTTTTTAATTCTTTTAACGACTTTGCTAACGTTCGTATCTTTGTTGTCAAGTTACAGGTACATAAAAGACCATGTTAAAGAATTCGTTATTTTGATGCTTCTGCTGGAAACATTTATGTTAGGTACTTTTGCTGCGTTGGACGTTCTGCTGTTTTACGTTTTCTGGGAATTTATGCTGATACCTATGTATTTTATAATAGGAATGTGGGGTACCGGAAAAAGAATATATTCTGCGGTAAAGTTTTTTCTTTATACCCTTGCCGGCTCTTTAGTAATGTTATTCGGCATAATTTATATATTTATAATACATTATCAACAGACGGGCAATTTTACGTTCAATTTAATTAAGTTGTATAATACCAATATTCCGGTAGGCTTGCAGATATTGCTGTTTATAGCCTTATTTCTTGGGTTTGCGATTAAAGTCCCCATTTTTCCGTTTCACACGTGGCTGCCCGATGCGCATACCGAAGCCCCTACCGCAGGCAGCGTTATACTTGCCGGCGTTTTATTGAAGTTCGGAATTTACGGATTTTTTAGGTTTGCAATACCTTTACTTCCGAATGCAGCGCTAATTTTAGCTCCGTATTTAGTGATAATAGGCGTTATAGGAATTTTATACGGCGCATTTGTTTCTATCGTTCAAAAAGACCTTAAAAGATTGGTCGCATTTTCCAGCGTTTCGCATATGGGCTTCATAATGGTGGGATTGTTTGCATTGACCGCCGTAAGCATAAACGGAGCGGTTTATCAGCTATTAAATCATGGAGTAGATACCGGAGCGTTATTTCTTTTTGTAGGTATGATTTATGAAAGGATGCATACGAGGCAGATTAAAGATTTAGGAGGAATAGCGAAAAAAGCTCCTATTTTAACCGTTTTATTCTTAACTTCCGTGCTGGCCTCAGTCGGACTGCCCGGTTTAAACGGTTTTATCGGCGAATTTTTAATTTTAATAGGTTCGTTCCGCTCATATCCTGCGTTGACGATTATTGCAACCAGCGGTATCATTTTTGCGGCGGTTTACTTATTATGGATGTTCCAGAGAGTGATGTTTCAAGCTCCTCACGAGCAGACAGAGCCGTACAATCATCATCTTGAGTCTTTCGACGATATGAACCTTAGGGAAATTATAACCGTTTTGCCTTTAATAATATTGATGGTCTTAATGGGATTTTATCCTGCTCCTTTTTTAGACAGAATAGGTCCTTCGGTTTTACATTTTTTAACTATGCTCAATCATCACAAGATTTTATATAATGCCATAAAAATAAAGACGGGGTTATCCAATGCATAATATTATGCCTGCAATATACGGATTAAATTCTTTGGAAAAAAGCATGATAAGCATTATACCGGAAGCGGTAATAATACTATTTGCTTTTATAGTACTATTTTTAACGTTTTTTGAAAAAATAGCAAAAAGCAAAAATTCGTATTATCTGTCTTTAATCGGCATAGCGTTTTCAATTTTATACGTCGCTATGCTGTCGGGAAGAAATTTGACGGGATTTTACGGGTCAGTAGTATTTAACGGCTATGACGTATTTTTATTTATTGCTATTTTGTTGTCTGGTTTTTTAACCGTCCTTGTTTCTAAAGATTATATAGAAAATTTCGATGTCCCTTATCCTGAATATTACAGTATAATTCTTTTTGGAATATCGGCGATGATGTTTTTGGTGTCATCCAATAATTTGATAATGGTCTTTATATCTTTAGAATTTATGTCTATTTGCGCATATATACTTACCGGATATATAAGAGGAAACACGCGCAGTACGGAAGCTGCGCTTAAATATCTTATACTGGGAACTTTTGCATCCGCTTTTTTAATTTTCGGGTCTGTATTTATTTACGCTGCAGTCGGACACCTGAACTTAAGTTTAATACATTCCTATTTGGAAAACATTTCCTACGGTAAAAACGGCAGTACTTCTATTTTAAGCGGTATGGGCGAATATCTTTCCGTCGGACTTTTACTTTTTACTGTAGGATTAGCCTTTAAGATGTCTTTATTTCCTTTTCACGCTTGGACCCCGGACGCATACGACGGCGCACCTACTCCGATAACTTCTTTTATGGCAACCGGAATAAAAGTAGCTGCTTTTGCAATATTTTTAAGAATTTATCTGCTCATTTATAATTTTAACGTTATCAATTTCAACGATATTCTCTGGATCCTTGCCGTTTTGTCGATGACTTTTGGAAATATAGCGGCTATTTTATCTTCAAACATTAAAAGACTTTTAGCATATTCTTCGATAGCTCAGGCAGGCTACATACTTATAGGAATAATAGGCGGCGGATTTTACGGTTATTCCGGCACGCTTTTTTATCTTTTTGCATATGTTTTTATGA
The DNA window shown above is from Candidatus Acidulodesulfobacterium acidiphilum and carries:
- a CDS encoding NADH-quinone oxidoreductase subunit L gives rise to the protein MDFKTSITWLIPLFPLAGFLLWGLFGRYIKGLSGYLASAFIGISFILSVILFFIVAYSHGFTDTLYPWVHAGTLKVGVSAVIDRLSVIMLVMVTGVSTLVHIYSIGYMQDDKGFSRYFSFLNLFVFSMIMLVMSNNVLLLYVFWEAVGFCSYILIGFWYEKKSASDAGKKAFIVNRVGDFGFATGIFLLFMTTKTLNYEKIFAMVPTLPTLTVTVIALLLFAGAVGKSAQFPLHVWLPDAMEGPTPVSALIHAATMVTAGVYMIARFHVLFSYSPTASEVVLIVGTFTAFFAAFIALTQYDIKRIVAYSTVSQLGYMFMAVGIGSYTAGMFHLISHAIFKGLLFLTAGSVMHGLSGELDLRKMGGLYSKMKTTAITFIVGGLALSGIPPFSGFFSKDAILADVYNKGYYFAWAVGEITALMTAFYIFRLIFLAFFGESKVDKGLHVHESPKIMTIPMIIMAVFASTIGFLGIPPLNHSVFYKFLHVDFLNAKNFAPIVNNMPWYALSSISVAAGLIGIYIAYLLYIKKAVDPEKIKNMFKPVYELSYNKVYIDEIYDFLIVKPMLVFFDFLWKIVDIKIIDGAVNGIAGAFGNFSVKARKIQNGMLMSYILTLSIGVAAVLFYYFIR
- a CDS encoding NADH-quinone oxidoreductase subunit M — translated: MKYILTILIFFPTVAVLILLPINKKNEGLLRNLATFLSLAEFIASYYLFIYFKPDTYKFQFIEKFNWIPSFGASYFLGIDGVSLFLILLTTLLTFVSLLSSYRYIKDHVKEFVILMLLLETFMLGTFAALDVLLFYVFWEFMLIPMYFIIGMWGTGKRIYSAVKFFLYTLAGSLVMLFGIIYIFIIHYQQTGNFTFNLIKLYNTNIPVGLQILLFIALFLGFAIKVPIFPFHTWLPDAHTEAPTAGSVILAGVLLKFGIYGFFRFAIPLLPNAALILAPYLVIIGVIGILYGAFVSIVQKDLKRLVAFSSVSHMGFIMVGLFALTAVSINGAVYQLLNHGVDTGALFLFVGMIYERMHTRQIKDLGGIAKKAPILTVLFLTSVLASVGLPGLNGFIGEFLILIGSFRSYPALTIIATSGIIFAAVYLLWMFQRVMFQAPHEQTEPYNHHLESFDDMNLREIITVLPLIILMVLMGFYPAPFLDRIGPSVLHFLTMLNHHKILYNAIKIKTGLSNA
- a CDS encoding NADH-quinone oxidoreductase subunit N produces the protein MHNIMPAIYGLNSLEKSMISIIPEAVIILFAFIVLFLTFFEKIAKSKNSYYLSLIGIAFSILYVAMLSGRNLTGFYGSVVFNGYDVFLFIAILLSGFLTVLVSKDYIENFDVPYPEYYSIILFGISAMMFLVSSNNLIMVFISLEFMSICAYILTGYIRGNTRSTEAALKYLILGTFASAFLIFGSVFIYAAVGHLNLSLIHSYLENISYGKNGSTSILSGMGEYLSVGLLLFTVGLAFKMSLFPFHAWTPDAYDGAPTPITSFMATGIKVAAFAIFLRIYLLIYNFNVINFNDILWILAVLSMTFGNIAAILSSNIKRLLAYSSIAQAGYILIGIIGGGFYGYSGTLFYLFAYVFMTAGAFAVVIIFENSDIVSLDIKKYTGIGYKYPFISAAMAFFMLSLAGIPVTSGFMGKFYVFSAAVKSGYYWLVFIALLNSAFAAYYYIKIIVKMYMPDKEDSAVSCIEAEGKNYGIVNGNISEGIMLAIIICLFFTLIMGVYPQIFINFANYSAASLASL